The following coding sequences lie in one Hippopotamus amphibius kiboko isolate mHipAmp2 chromosome 17, mHipAmp2.hap2, whole genome shotgun sequence genomic window:
- the SMTNL2 gene encoding smoothelin-like protein 2 isoform X1 — MRRTSNSYIVENGHQPGAGPGDGTPETTQTIPAPEPPKPRPVSLNLRLPHQPVTAITRVSERFSGESSATAFSPTSATILGGLSPSEATTPWTSSPGEKNSSLPRSLSSSGYGAVTASRKNDSLPLVTPPQSPPSPQPPAPTQAHRQAERRRELVRSQTLPRTSGAQARKALFEKWEQDTASKGKGEARAKLKRSQSFGVASASSIKQILLEWCRSKTLGYQHVDLQNFSSSWSDGMAFCALVHSFFPDAFNYNALSPTQRRQNFELAFTMAENLANCERLIEVEDMMVMGRKPDPMCVFTYVQSLYNHLRRFE; from the exons ATGAGAAGGACCTCAAACTCGTACATCGTCGAGAACGGGCACCAGCccggggcag GTCCAGGTGATGGAACCCCCGAGACCACCCAAACCATCCCAGCACCAGAGCCCCCCAAGCCTCGCCCTGTGAGTCTCAACTTGCGGCTGCCCCACCAGCCCGTCACGGCCATCACGCGAGTCTCCGAGAGGTTCTCTGGGGAGAGTTCAGCCACAGCTTTCTCGCCCACGTCTGCCACCATCCTGGGGGGCCTCAGCCCCAGTGAGGCCACCACACCCTGGACTTCCAGTCCCGGTG AGAAGAATTCTTCTCTCCCACGGTCTTTGTCCAGCTCTGGCTACGGGGCGGTGACAGCCAGCAGGAAAAACGACAG CCTGCCTCTGGTGACGCCACCCCAGTCGCCCCCGTCCCCGCAGCCGCCAGCCCCGACTCAGGCCCATCGGCAGGCGGAGCGGCGCCGGGAGCTGGTGAGGTCGCAGACGCTGCCCCGCACCTCGGGGGCGCAGGCCCGGAAGGCGCTGTTTGAGAAATGGGAGCAGGATACCGCGAGCAA GGGGAAGGGCGAGGCCCGGGCGAAGCTGAAGCGCTCGCAGAGCTTTGGCGTGGCCAGCGCCAGCAGCATCAAGCAGATCCTGCTCGAGTGGTGCCGCAGCAAGACGCTCGGCTACCAG CACGTGGACCTGCAGAACTTCTCCTCCAGCTGGAGCGATGGGATGGCCTTCTGCGCCCTGGTGCACTCCTTCTTCCCTGACGCCTTCAACTACAACGCCCTAAGCCCCACGCAGCGGCGGCAGAACTTCGAGCTGGCCTTCACCATGGCCGA GAATCTGGCCAACTGCGAGCGGCTCATTGAGGTGGAGGACATGATGGTCATGGGCCGCAAGCCAGACCCCATGTGCGTCTTCACTTACGTCCAGTCTCTGTACAACCACCTGCGTCGCTTTGAGTGA